A single Aspergillus chevalieri M1 DNA, chromosome 3, nearly complete sequence DNA region contains:
- a CDS encoding putative nucleoporin (COG:U,Y;~EggNog:ENOG410PI8F;~InterPro:IPR024864,IPR025712,IPR025574;~PFAM:PF18570,PF13874,PF13634;~go_component: GO:0005643 - nuclear pore [Evidence IEA]) — MSLFGNTPSAGGGGGLFGSSTANKPSLFGSNTGTTGTQPSGGGLFGSTQNNQGATGGTDGGLFGSTPQNNQQGATGGGLFGSTTNQQSSAGGGGLFGSSTTQNQPSGGGLFGSSTTQNQQPSGAGLFGSTTTQNQPSGGGGGGGGGGLFGSSTTQTQPSGGGLFGSTTQQKPASGLFGGGGLGGQQQQTGGGLFGGGQQQQQQQQQQPQTGGGLFGTSTQQQPQQPVQQSMFGNTSLGGQPQQGQQPQLGQSTAQQPGSSLWSPGRAVTGVHRTVPMQMQIIKDKWESTNFSSPFRTYLYNNVGEDAAPFYQPGPEDDEAKWEEALRQRPSSGNVPVLVRGFWELGKRAQRQKDFLTMMQNRLHEINNCLSDLLSRHDLKISVKIADCRRKHIVLSKRCLALAAKTQVLRNRGYAMDDSEEELKKKLAQLERSVFDPTLNGRGEEIWARMLAIREHSKRLQVEMDRAGANAVTHSEDELDENTMKTVKKILDDYHAQIHHLQKELSSVKKDYEEAQKAQGLAD; from the exons ATGTCCCTGTTCGGGAACACACCTTCtgccggtggtggtggcgggCTATTTGGCTCCTCCACCGCCAATAAACCCAGTCTTTTTGGTTCGAATACAGGCACGACCGGTACCCAGCCTAGCGGAGGAGGATTGTTCGGTTCGACGCAGAATAACCAGGGTGCGACTGGTGGTACTGATGGTGGATTGTTTGGTTCGACACCGCAGAATAACCAACAAGGTGCTACGGGAGGTGGCTTGTTTGGATCGACGACGAACCAGCAGAGTTCGGCCGGCGGTGGTGGGTTATTTGGGTCTTCGACGACGCAGAACCAGCCCTCTGGCGGTGGTTTGTTCGGTTCCTCTACAACGCAGAATCAGCAGCCTTCTGGGGCCGGCCTGTTTGGTTCTACAACGACACAGAATCAGCCctccggtggtggtggtggtggtggtggtggtggtttgtTTGGCTCATCGACAACGCAGACTCAACCTTCAGGCGGAGGCTTGTTCGGATCTACGACTCAGCAGAAGCCTGCTAGTGGCCTctttggcggcggcggaTTAGGTGGTCAGCAACAGCAAACCGGAGGTGGTCTCTTTGGCGGTggacaacaacaacaacaacaacaacaacaacaaccacaaacTGGCGGCGGTTTATTCGGGACTAGCACACAACAGCAACCTCAACAGCCAGTGCAACAGAGTATGTTCGGAAATACTTCATTGGGTGGCCAGCCACAGCAGGGACAGCAACCTCAATTGGGACAGAGCACTGCGCAGCAACCGGGGTCTAGTCTTTGGTCGCCAGGTCGTGCTGTGACGGGAGTGCACAGAACCGTGCCGATGCAGATGCAAATTATCAAGGACAAATGGGAGAGCACGAacttttcttctccctttAGAACATACCTGTACAACAACGTTGGCGAAGATGCGGCACCCTTCTATCAACCCGGTCCTGAGGACGACGAGGCAAAATGGGAAGAAGCTTTGCGGCAGAGACCTTCGTCAGGAAACGTGCCTGTTCTTGTGAGAGGATTTTGGGAATTGGGAAAGCGCGCCCAGAGGCAAAAGGACTTCTTGACCATGATGCAAAACCGTCTCCACGAAATCAACAACTGCCTCTCTGACTTACTCTCCCGCCATGACTTGAAGATCTCCGTCAAGATTGCCGACTGCCGGCGAAAGCATATCGTCCTGAGCAAGCGATGCCTTGCGCTCGCAGCCAAGACGCAAGTTCTGCGAAACCGTGGCTACGCGATGGATGATTCAGAAGAAGaactgaagaagaagcttgCCCAGCTGGAGCGTTCTGTCTTTGACCCAACACTGAATGGACGTGGAGAGGAAATCTGGGCGCGGATGCTGGCGATCCGTGAGCACTCGAAGCGTCTGCAGGTTGAGATGGACCGGGCTGGTGCGAATGCGGTTACGCATAGTGAGGATGAACTGGACGAGAATACCATGAAGACTGTCAAGAAG ATCCTTGACGATTACCACGCTCAGATCCATCACTTGCAGAAGGAATTGAGTTCGGTCAAGAAAGACTATGAGGAGGCACAGAAGGCGCAGGGACTTGCCGATTag